A single region of the Phycisphaerae bacterium RAS1 genome encodes:
- a CDS encoding Transposase DDE domain protein — MTECNGQGLLFSSLGRQKIVGDFAGGRLTTDAGGLLLREVDRRVGLVEALAGCLTDPRDPAKIVHAQRTMLAQRIFGIALGYEDLNDHATLRSDPLFAVLAEQTPDAAAPLASAPTLCRLENRVDRKALGRLAAALVGQFIASYDAPPAELVLDFDATHDPLHGKQDGRFFHGFYDCYCFLPLYVFCGGRLRVSYLRPSNIDAALHSAAILKLLVTRLRQVWPAVRIIVRGDSGFCRWRLMRWCDRHDVQYVLGLARNKTLEKQVAPWMAAAQAQFEAANQKVRNFHEFEYAAQTWDRARRVIVKAEHLPQGPNVRFVVTNLIDRRPQQIYDDLYTQRGEMENRIKEQQLMLFADRTSCHAFIANQFRLLLSSAAYVLVEHLRRTALLDTELAQAQTDTIRLRLFKVAARIVTSVRRVVLHLSSAYPLHELFARILARLRTGPPRRPAPA, encoded by the coding sequence GTGACAGAGTGTAACGGCCAGGGGTTGCTGTTTTCCAGTCTGGGGCGGCAGAAGATTGTGGGCGATTTTGCGGGTGGGCGGCTCACGACGGATGCGGGCGGGTTGCTGCTGCGGGAAGTGGATCGGCGTGTGGGCCTGGTCGAGGCGCTGGCCGGGTGTCTGACTGATCCGCGTGATCCGGCGAAGATTGTGCATGCGCAGCGGACGATGTTGGCGCAGCGGATTTTCGGCATCGCGCTGGGCTACGAAGATCTGAACGATCACGCCACGCTGCGCAGCGATCCGCTGTTTGCGGTTCTGGCCGAGCAGACGCCTGACGCCGCGGCGCCGCTGGCCAGCGCGCCGACGCTGTGCCGGCTGGAGAATCGCGTCGATCGCAAAGCGCTGGGGCGTCTGGCGGCGGCGCTGGTCGGGCAGTTCATCGCGTCGTATGACGCGCCCCCGGCGGAACTGGTGCTGGACTTCGACGCCACGCACGACCCGCTGCATGGCAAACAGGACGGCCGCTTCTTTCACGGCTTTTACGACTGCTACTGCTTTTTGCCGCTGTACGTGTTCTGCGGCGGTCGGCTGCGGGTCAGCTATCTGCGGCCCAGCAACATCGATGCGGCTCTGCACAGCGCCGCGATTCTCAAGCTGCTGGTGACGCGGCTGCGGCAGGTCTGGCCGGCGGTGCGGATCATCGTGCGCGGCGATTCGGGCTTCTGCCGCTGGCGGCTGATGCGCTGGTGCGACCGGCACGACGTGCAGTACGTGCTGGGCCTGGCGCGCAACAAAACGCTCGAAAAACAGGTCGCACCGTGGATGGCGGCGGCCCAGGCACAATTCGAGGCCGCGAATCAGAAGGTGCGCAACTTCCACGAATTCGAGTACGCCGCGCAGACCTGGGATCGCGCGCGGCGCGTGATCGTGAAGGCCGAACATCTGCCGCAAGGCCCGAACGTCCGCTTCGTGGTCACCAACCTCATCGATCGCCGTCCGCAGCAGATCTACGACGACCTCTACACGCAGCGCGGCGAGATGGAGAATCGCATCAAGGAGCAGCAGCTCATGCTGTTCGCCGACCGAACCAGCTGCCACGCGTTCATCGCCAATCAATTCCGGCTGCTGCTGTCGAGCGCCGCCTACGTGCTGGTCGAGCACCTGCGCCGCACCGCGCTGCTCGACACCGAACTGGCGCAGGCCCAGACCGACACCATCCGGCTCAGGCTCTTCAAGGTCGCCGCGCGGATCGTCACCAGCGTTCGGCGAGTCGTGCTGCACCTGTCGAGCGCCTATCCCCTGCACGAACTATTCGCCCGCATCCTCGCCCGCCTACGCACCGGCCCGCCCCGGCGACCCGCCCCGGCGTAG